The DNA window TCTGGTGTGGCGCCACCGTTGAGGTCGCCGACCTCGAGGCATTGCTGCCTTGGCTGGATTGGGCTTATAACGAAGTTAGCGCGTAAATAAAAGGCGCGTAAACCCTCCGTTTGCTAACAGTACCATCGACTAAAAGACTAAAAACCGAGACCACAAAATCATGTATAAAATTCGTACCTACAATGCCATTTCATCCAAAGGCCTGAGCCGCTTTCCTACAGACAGCTACCAAGTGTCTAGTGAAGCCACTGATGCAGACGGTATTTTGTTGCGCAGTCAGAAACTTCACACTGAAGTGCTGCCGGATTCTGTAGTGGCTATTGCCCGCGCCGGCGCTGGTACGAATAATATTCCGGTTGCTGATTACACTGAAAAGGGCGTTGTCGTATTCAATACCCCGGGGGCTAATGCCAATGCGGTAAAAGAGTTGATTGTCGCGGCACTGCTGTTGGGGTCGCGGGATATTTACGGTGGTATGAATTATGTCCAGGGCCTCACTGAGATTACCGATTCAGGCGAGATGGGCAAGTTACTTGAGAAAGAGAAGAAGAACTTTGCCGGTAGCGAAATTCAGGGTAAAACACTGGGCGTAGTCGGTCTTGGGGCCATCGGTTCTATGATTGGCAATCTGGCCCTAGAGTTGGGCATGAATGTAGTTGGCTACGATCCGGCAATTTCGGTTGAAGCTGCCTGGCAGCTGTCGAGCAGTGTTGAGCGCATGGAAAATCTCGAGGCGCTACTGGCCTGTTCAGACTTTATTACTCTGCATGTTCCAGCTATTGCTGCGACTAAGCACCTAATTAACAGCAAGACTCTGTCAGGTATGAAACCCACTGCCAAGATTCTTAACTTCGCCCGGGAAGAAATTGTCAGCAGCGCCGACATGGTTGCGGCGTTGGACGCTGGTGTGATCGCCGGCTATATTACTGACTTCCCAGCTCCTGAACTGCTCGGCCGTGACGATGTGTTGTTGATGCCGCATATAGGTGCCAGCACTGAAGAAGCAGAAGAGAACTGTGCGGTGATGGCTGCCAACCAGCTGATGGATTTCCTTGAGAACGGTAACATCCTCAACTCGGTTAATTATCCCAAGATTAGAATGTCACGCAATGGTGGAACGCGCATTACCTTCACTAATAAAAACGTGCCTAAGGTTCTCGGCAGCGTATTGTCCGTCTTAGCTGACGGCGAGATCAACGTTGTGGATATGGTAAATAAGAGCCGCGA is part of the SAR92 clade bacterium H455 genome and encodes:
- a CDS encoding phosphoglycerate dehydrogenase encodes the protein MYKIRTYNAISSKGLSRFPTDSYQVSSEATDADGILLRSQKLHTEVLPDSVVAIARAGAGTNNIPVADYTEKGVVVFNTPGANANAVKELIVAALLLGSRDIYGGMNYVQGLTEITDSGEMGKLLEKEKKNFAGSEIQGKTLGVVGLGAIGSMIGNLALELGMNVVGYDPAISVEAAWQLSSSVERMENLEALLACSDFITLHVPAIAATKHLINSKTLSGMKPTAKILNFAREEIVSSADMVAALDAGVIAGYITDFPAPELLGRDDVLLMPHIGASTEEAEENCAVMAANQLMDFLENGNILNSVNYPKIRMSRNGGTRITFTNKNVPKVLGSVLSVLADGEINVVDMVNKSRDEIAYNIIDIEGDLNDSLKAQIEAVEGVVHVRII